In Rhodamnia argentea isolate NSW1041297 chromosome 5, ASM2092103v1, whole genome shotgun sequence, the DNA window ttaactcaatgtgcaatgttgtcccttaacttttaatttgacaatatggtccatgaacttttgatacatgtttaatttagtccatgaattgtatgaagatgttcaatatagtcatttcatTAATCCAAGTTCaggaactaagttgaacatgtaccaaaagttcagggccatattgatcaaattaaaagttcggggatcacattgcatattggcttaaaattcagagatcattatggtcaaattaaaatttcaaagactACATTGCACACTAAGTTCACGGACAATTTGTGTCGTtttgccaaaatatttttcatttacatgcgattagaaaaatattttttcaatcaattatttttcacgaaacaaacagagcctagtAGCCCATGCGTGTGTTAACCTTAGATGTGACCTTAAAAGCATCGATCTTTAGATGCGTGTGGAGAAATTATACTGAACGTTTGTACCACTTCTCGGAGAAGCAAACTAATAACTTTTGCCCTAAAAATGATGGCATGTAATGTTGGCCCGACGTGGAAGGTTGTCCAACGAAAGAGAGACTTGCTAATTAGGTCTCACGCATAAGATGCAAATAAAAGGACCTTTTGCCCGATTAGGTAATCCGatataaaaggtaaaaaaaaaaaaaattcaagtaacCGTCGTACTTAAACGGAGAAAAGTTGATGGACCATTAAAACTGATGCCAAGAACTTCATTTaagatttcattcattcaagaCGTCTTAAGAGAAGTAAATCGAAGTCGGTaataagaaaagttggtaattatGAAGCGAGTAAGTCGCTCTAATTGAGACTGATAATTCGTCGGTAAATAACTTAAACGAGAGAGTTGGTAACCGACAGAACTTGGTCGacttaatttgagaaaaaaattaacgAGCCGTGCTGATTTAGGTTGTACCCATCGACGCGCTCGACTTCATCCCTATCCATTTGCGAACAACTTCGTCTCACGATCTTTCTGTGAGCCTATCGTTGTACCAAAACATGGTTGGCCAAATGTTATAACTGCTAAGCTCAGTGTTTTCTCGAAGATTACACTTATTTAAATCGTACAACTTCTGAACTCAGATTCCTCGAGCACGGCACGTAATTCCACTCCAGTTTATGAACTAACCCTAACCCGTAGTACCAATCCGTGACGTAAGAAAGGTGTGGAAACTGTTAAATGCGCCAAAaccatatttgaaaaaaatgaggtTGCCAAGAGCATATACGCTACGGCATATCCTGTTCTTGGTCTTACGTTAATGCCTATATATACAGCTGCTTAGCATTAAAACAGATCGGCCATTTCCTATGCTCAACAGCTCATATTATTTTCACAGaatcttggagagagagagagagaaagaaagatgaaaggCAAGGGTTCGTTTGCGATCATCGTAACAGTCTTGGCGACACAATGTCTGTCTTTTCTTTGTGCTGCCGACGACTTCGATTTCTTCTATTTCGTTCAGCAAGTAAGATGGTCTCTCAACTTCTGCACCTCTTGTGTTGTTTGATTCTTTTtcacgtttttctttttctcttcttggatTGATGTTTGGTGTTCTGTATGGTTTCATGAAGTGGCCGGGGTCGTACTGCGATACGAACCGCAAATGTTGCTACCCAAAAACTGGAAAGCCGGCGGCGGATTTCAGCATCCATGGACTGTGGCCTAACTTCAATGATGGATCTTACCCTTCTAATTGTAACCCTGAGAATGCTTTCGAAAAATCTGAGGTAACGgtctttttttcttgctttccttgaCTTGATCCATACCCAATTCTTGAACTTGAATGTAGTCAACCATGTCAATGGATCTGGCAAGAAGAATTTCCTCAACTCAAAACTTCAGcttgagatttaaaaaaaaaaaaaaaaaacatgccaATAAGTTGAGGTTTCCAGAGTTTAGTGTATCATAAGATGGTGAAAATAGCTCCAGCGCAACCAGAAATGAGATATGCACTGTGAAATTAGAGAAACGATGCGACTtcgcaacaaaaaaagaaacaaggtAAACCCGAAAGATGCTTAATGTGGAAAGCTTGAGCCTAACAAACTTGGATTAAATACTCAACCACTTGATCCGGTAACTTCGATTCACGCCCATGTTCTAAGTAATGTGATATGCGATTGCTGTGAGCTGGTCACACTTGATCAGGAATCGGTAAATACATAACCCTGGATATTGAATGGATAGGTCAACACCTATGCAGCTCTTAGATTGATCAACAGAGATCGATCCGTCTGTGATTTCTTCCATCGAGATCTATCGTTATAAGCTCTTAGCAAACCAATTTCGTGAGCTAGTCTTAGTATGTCTGACATTTGTTTTCATGATATGTACGTagaccaaaaaaggaaataaagccCAATAGCATCCGGATTTTGGGTACTAAACTAGATAATTTGTGCAACGAATTCATGTTGTCTTTGGAAAATGGCGCAGATTTCCGATCTGATCGGCAGCTTGGAGAAGAACTGGCCATCACTGTCATGCCCGAGCAGTGACGACACCAAGTTCTGGACACACGAATGGGAGAAGCACGGGACTTGCTCCGAGTCCGAACTCGACCAACACGAGTATTTCGAAGCAGCCCTCAAGCTCAAGCAGAAAGTGAACCTCCTCCAAAGCCTCGAGAACGCGGGTAAGGTTCCCATAATCGTGTCAAGTCTCCCTTCTAAGTAGCCATGTCCTTACGACTCACTCACGAGAAACCTCTCGTGCAGGAATCAAGCCGAACAACGAGTTTTACAGCATAGAGAGCGTGAAAGAAGCGATCAAGGATTCCATCGGGTTCGAACCCGGAATGGAATGCAACGTGGATTCATCAGGCAACAGCCAGATTTATCAGATATACGTTTGCGTGGACACTTCCGGCGCGGAGATCATCGAATGTCCCGTCTTGCCGAGGGGCAGATGTGCTTCCAAGGTCCAGTTTCCCTCCTTTTAACCAGGGCATCGATGGACCGATCTGTAGCCAAACTCAATAATTTGTCCATCCATCGGACCAACTTGTATCCACCTTTTCTTTCGGAATAACTACTTCTAATGTAGAACAACTGGCgtatgattttttggaaaaacgtgATCGTCGGAAATCGGGTAGATTTCACTAATTTGGGACTGGTGAGCTCGGATTTAGttcaaattcggtcggctgaagcgaaacggcctTATGATCAATAATCATGCTTTGCTGTGACATACGATGGATTTTCGCGTTTCggagtaggggtgtgcaaccggatcgggttgacccggaaCTCAGATCAgaccacccgaaaaatagggtTGGGAACCGGTTCTCGCTCAAACCGGTCTAGGAATccgttccaatttttgggaaccggttgaaaccggtccagttccctattctaggtgaagacccacccggaccgACTTTAGAACcgattttatctaaaaaaaaaaaaaacctatcttGCTTTTTTTGTCAACCTTGCAAGTTTCAAAGTGGTTTTCGAGTCTTTTGACTTGCAAGACAAACAGGAGAGATTATTAGTGGATTTTAGTGGTAGTGCGATAGGAAGAATTGCACTTGTTAATTCAGCGTTTTGTAGGATCATTATTGCTTTTTGTGGATTGTAActtctattattatattttggattgttgcttttgatggattgtcatatTTATTGCTCACATCGGGAATTGttacttttggcggataatgagttttactatttaccttttactttggatcatttcatcgatactcatattattttgatggaaaaaataaaatcagaaaaagaaacaaaaagaaaacaggttctcgggtaaACCCCGGTACCGGATCGAAAAATAGGGTAGACTCCAAAACAGGTTCTAGGATAAACGGGTCAATTctcggtttcaaaaattgagaaccgattATAACGAGATCGGTTTCGGGGTCCGGATCCGGATCCTACTCACttggcccatgctcacccctatttcgaagtcgtttagataggttttcgagcagttttttattttaggcAACTTTGCAATATATACAATcgtgatatttgatttgaattccgtttaattagattagatttgattCATTTAATGTTATCTTTGAGTAATTCTAATTTCTAAAGGAATCCTATCTATATAATGGACGTCCGCCCTATGTAATCTTTACGTTATCATTGTATCAAATTTGGTTTATCATTTGGAAAGAATTTCCTGTTATCTCTTTCACTGCGTCAGCTTCGATTTCATTTCACGCCGAAGCCGACCTACCGTAACTTATGGAAAAAATGAATACCCTTTGGTATCTTCGAGATGAATTCGATTTGTTTCGTACAATTCGAAAGATGATGTTGCTTTAAGCCTTCTTTGGAGGAGGAGCAAGTTCTGCAAGGCACGCCTGGTCCCAGCTCCATGTTAGTGTTAAATTTATTGAAGGAACTGGTTGGTCGCTTGGCGTTTCGGACAAGATGAAGTAATGCACGTCCGATCTAAACCATATTCGATGCATTTTCGTAGGAAAGCTCAGGCTTTGGATCCATTGAGTGGGTCGATATCTAGAGATCTCTCTTTACGGAAGAGCTTCTCTGTATCCTTCTGCGGTGGTAGTTAAAGCTTAACCCCACCAAACCCTTGAACCCTAGCCGCCCGATCTGTCTCTCTCTGATCTCTTTCCCCTTTAGTTTTTTTGACCTTTATTCCTCTACTTTCATGTCATTCGTTGCTGGGTCCATTTTCGATGGTTCAGTAGTCCGTAGCTGAAAGAAGCATGTGGATGGGGACGATGCTGCTGATGCTCGCATTCATATTCTCTGCAGGAGATTAGGTAAATTCTAGCTAGACAATGATGTAGCTGTAATGGATGGTCTAGTTTCCGATGAGGAACTACTAAGTGAGTGCCGTCTCAACCTCTTTGCGCAACCTCGTGCAAAcgaaaaaagtataaaaatgtCTTAAACTTACCTGGCCGACGTCCATTCTACGTGGAACCACCAGCAcaaacatggataattttataattttttttatttttccttttcttttctttctttctttgtttttttttttaacaattgatGGCCACTCGCAAGGGCCTCCACGCCCTCGCCCAATCCAGATGAGGGCCAATGCCCTCGCCTGTTCGTCGACAAGGGCCGCGACGCCATTGCACGTCCACGAGCAATGGACTCGCGTGCTCATTGGCCACAGATGAGGGGCTCGCGGACTTTGcctgtggccggcaagggtatCGTGGCTCTCGCCCAAACCAAGCGAGAGCGTCGCGGCTCTTTCCTGGATATGGGCAAGGGCCCGACACCCTTGCCGGCTTATAgttgggaagaaaaagaaaggaaatgaaagaaaaacaaaacaaaaaagtaataaaagtatataaaaattttcaagttagCATTGaccgtgccacataagatggcTAACGTTCttattagcgattttcgatcaaaaccGATCGGATGaattatattggcaaatcatcaaaatgtttaggatttaattggctcaattgaaaaatttacgaTCGAATCGGTAccagtgcaatatgtttaaatttttttt includes these proteins:
- the LOC115750147 gene encoding ribonuclease 3-like gives rise to the protein MKGKGSFAIIVTVLATQCLSFLCAADDFDFFYFVQQWPGSYCDTNRKCCYPKTGKPAADFSIHGLWPNFNDGSYPSNCNPENAFEKSEISDLIGSLEKNWPSLSCPSSDDTKFWTHEWEKHGTCSESELDQHEYFEAALKLKQKVNLLQSLENAGIKPNNEFYSIESVKEAIKDSIGFEPGMECNVDSSGNSQIYQIYVCVDTSGAEIIECPVLPRGRCASKVQFPSF